The Phyllopteryx taeniolatus isolate TA_2022b chromosome 7, UOR_Ptae_1.2, whole genome shotgun sequence genome has a segment encoding these proteins:
- the si:dkeyp-117h8.4 gene encoding uncharacterized protein si:dkeyp-117h8.4, whose amino-acid sequence MEDQMKQQLAMNGLRYKRSLRRIIDQYCKLEYKDEAIDVDLNNTSADDLVHYMALSKKQLLEIESKSLLDSRDDLLQSHNCSWSSQLDQTQQDGRNETSVSCWTFTDDGDGVSIVRSQQSSLDGSQRNLFETDVLPEDHDEVLEMSLRSQGTTLSELYPSMIERIGRASHRWHISNVADGVLQKYRKWRQQSNRGNHIHSTVRNNRQTTSKKVTENPGSNCTSCQRSPLREQNIQNAMNQTCIPASLKLKSKLNETFTVEEQPSLFGLSPSKSSTSSLGTLSDLPSNSRSLSLSAPRKQPSVFVLSPSRSSHPSSEASSDMLLRSRRLMGEQPSSCFFSTSQSSDASSGVSLDLPLRSRKLFLSVDRNNQQSSCSLSPSRSPGPSLGVSLGLPQRSGGLSFSATTEQPPSWVLSPSRSSGSPPDQSLRSERLSSAAAGEQSSSLVFSPSRSSGPSADLSLRSKRLALSAAQEQTQPSLCVLSPSRSFAPSSDQSLRSKRLSSAAAEVQSSSRSSGDLSLMSKRLELSAAQDQKQPSLCVLSPLRSFGSSTDQSLRSKILSSAAAREQPSSWTLSSLQSSGPTLELSLRSKRLTLFAAGEQQQPSLWVCSPLRPSDPSSDLSLSPKRLFSSASNASESTAFKERPDVDGFPVKQCPLKEGMVNWEGLTRSPQSFSRSPNSANVLDYFRSRASPLRKLLTPQMVDPRSCLRSPAQARNKLWRHLSIDSSKASGCFTYSEKDLDDDYAKQYHKFVCQSELFNGRTCRLCTRSADASRHHSSQSLVALALSPHRFELKKRHRELEWENLSRSKRWSPYSPGSKRHRNETLRRRLCLRDTEAPQGGVFEHSTVQGFNGRPRLEEAIEAHGLPEEYLLGIPGEANMSASN is encoded by the exons ATGGAAGATCAAATGAAACAGCAACTGGCCATGAACGGCCTCAGATACAAACGATCGCTGCGTCGAATTATAGACCAG TACTGCAAGCTGGAATATAAAGACGAGGCGATAGATGTGGACCTCAATAACACCAGTGCAGACG acctGGTGCACTACATGGCGCTGTCGAAAAAGCAGTTACTGGAGATCGAATCAAAG AGCCTGTTGGATTCAAGAGACGACCTATTACAGT CACACAATTGTTCCTGGTCTTCACAG CTGGACCAAACGCAACAAGATGGCAGAAATGAAACTTCTGTTTCTTGCTGGACGTTCACTGATGATGGTGATG GAGTGTCAATTGTGCGTTCTCAGCAGAGCTCGCTTGACGGCAGTCAGAGGAATTTGTTTGAGACCGACGTCCTGCCCGAGGACCATGACGAGGTGCTGGAGATGAGCCTTagaagtcaaggcaccactttgtCCGAGCTCTACCCCAGCATGATCGAGCGAATCGGGCGGGCCAGTCACCGGTGGCACATTTCCAATGTGGCGGACGGTGTGCTCCAAAAGTACCGCAAGTGGCGACAGCAGTCCAACAGAGGCAACCACATCCACAGTACGGTCAGGAACAACAGACAAACCACGAGCAAAAAAGTGACGGAGAATCCAGGATCCAATTGTACCAGCTGCCAGCGCTCCCCTTTGAGGGAGCAGAACATTCAGAACGCAATGAACCAGACTTGTATCCCTGCATCTCTTAAACTTAAAAGCAAACTAAATGAGACCTTCACTGTGGAAGAACAGCCATCCTTATTTGGCCTCAGTCCTTCAAAGTCTTCCACTTCCTCTTTGGGGACTTTGTCAGACCTTCCCTCAAACTCTAGAAGTCTCTCTCTTTCTGCTCCCAGAAAGCAGCCATCCGTGTTTGTCCTCAGTCCTTCACGGTCTTCTCATCCCTCCTCTGAAGCTTCCTCGGACATGTTGCTAAGATCCAGAAGGCTTATGGGAGAGCAGCCATCCTCGTGCTTCTTCAGTACTTCACAGTCTTCTGATGCCTCTTCAGGAGTGTCTTTGGACCTACCCCTAAGGTCCAGAAAGCTTTTTCTCTCTGTTGACAGAAATAATCAGCAGTCCTCATGTAGCCTTAGTCCTTCACGGTCACCTGGTCCCTCTTTAGGGGTGTCCTTGGGTCTGCCCCAAAGATCCGGAGGGCTTTCTTTCTCTGCTACCACAGAGCAGCCACCCTCTTGGGTCCTCAGCCCTTCGCGGTCTTCCGGGTCCCCCCCAGATCAGTCCCTGAGGTCCGAAAGGCTTTCTAGCGCTGCTGCCGGAGAGCAGTCATCTTCGCTGGTCTTCAGTCCTTCGCGGTCTTCTGGTCCCTCCGCAGACTTGTCTCTGAGGTCTAAAAGGCTCGCACTCTCTGCTGCTCAAGAGCAGACGCAGCCATCCTTGTGCGTCCTCAGTCCTTCGCGGTCTTTTGCTCCTTCCTCCGACCAGTCCCTGAGGTCCAAAAGGCTTTCTAGCGCTGCTGCCGAAGTGCAGTCATCTTCGCGGTCTTCTGGAGACTTGTCTCTGATGTCTAAAAGGCTCGAACTCTCTGCTGCTCAAGACCAGAAGCAGCCATCCTTGTGTGTCCTCAGTCCTTTGCGGTCTTTTGGTTCCTCCACGGACCAGTCCTTGAGGTCCAAAATACTTTCTAGTGCCGCTGCCCGAGAGCAGCCATCCTCCTGGACCCTCAGTTCTTTGCAGTCTTCCGGTCCTACCTTGGAGCTTTCTTTGAGGTCCAAAAGGCTCACTCTCTTTGCTGCTGGAGAGCAGCAGCAGCCGTCCTTGTGGGTCTGTAGTCCTTTGCGTCCATCTGATCCCTCCTCAGACTTGTCTCTAAGTCCCAAAAGACTTTTTTCCTCTGCCAGCAATGCTTCTGAAAGCACCGCATTTAAAGAGCGACCCGACGTTGATGGTTTCCCAGTAAAGCAGTGTCCCTTAAAAGAGGGGATGGTGAACTGGGAAGGCCTCACAAGATCACCTCAGTCCTTCTCCAGAAGCCCCAACTCTGCTAATGTGTTAGACTACTTCAGGTCCCGGGCTTCCCCTCTCCGAAAGCTGCTTACGCCCCAGATGGTCGACCCCAGGTCCTGCTTGCGCTCCCCTGCACAGGCCCGCAATAAGCTCTGGCGGCACCTCTCAATTGACTCTTCCAAGGCATCGGGCTGCTTCACTTATTCAGAAAAGGACCTGGATGACGACTATGCTAAGCAGTATCACAAGTTTGTGTGCCAAAGCGAACTCTTCAACGGGCGCACCTGCCGGTTGTGCACCAGGAGTGCCGATGCCTCCCGGCatcattcctcccaatcactgGTGGCACTGGCATTGTCACCCCATCGCTTCGAGCTGAAGAAGCGCCACCGAGAGTTGGAGTGGGAGAACCTGTCCCGCTCCAAGCGCTGGAGTCCCTACTCTCCAGGGTCCAAGCGGCACAGAAATGAGACGCTGAGACGCCGCCTCTGTTTGCGCGACACTGAGGCTCCTCAGGGTGGTGTCTTCGAGCATAGCACGGTTCAAGGTTTCAACGGTCGGCCGCGGTTGGAAGAGGCCATTGAGGCGCATGGCTTGCCGGAGGAGTACCTACTTG